In a single window of the Zea mays cultivar B73 chromosome 5, Zm-B73-REFERENCE-NAM-5.0, whole genome shotgun sequence genome:
- the LOC100285298 gene encoding ribose-5-phosphate isomerase isoform X1 yields MSLVLAAPCREAFQLNSSIPSSSMEAMPRPSVAPSLQLQARPCPRWPRRKHCPPSSVASRRVACSASAADADVVDLFDAAKLTVDKFVTSGMVVGLGSGPASALAIQYLGTRLRRGSLAGITAVTSSVLSASEADKAGIRANSYQEGTQIDFAFTDAEAIEEGTLAAVIGRRKTESGEPSFMAEKAMAKSAHKLAFITGNDKYVTTGVEGSIPVLIKSGNWIDTAEEIDDLFLGDAEVWRRPSFGTAGPLGGDHPLVTKEGHHVLDVIFTTPIQDLGQVAEKLDKVDGVVDHGIICSNQPYAVIASKGEVQVLDEKSSVIQ; encoded by the exons ATGTCTTTGGTCCTAGCAGCCCCCTGCAGGGAAGCATTTCAACTGAACTCATCAATTCCTTCATCATCCATGGAGGCCATGCCCAGGCCAAGTGTAGCTCCCTCGTTGCAGTTGCAGGCCCGTCCGTGCCCGAGGTGGCCGCGCCGGAAGCACTGCCCACCGTCCTCCGTGGCAAGCCGGAGGGTTGCTTGCTCGGCCTCGGCGGCCGACGCCGACGTGGTCGACCTCTTCGACGCCGCTAAGCTAACT GTGGACAAGTTCGTGACGAGCGGCATGGTGGTGGGGCTCGGCTCCGGCCCTGCGTCCGCCCTGGCCATCCAGTACCTCGGCACGCGCCTCCGGCGGGGCTCTCTCGCGGGCATCACCGCAGTGACCTC GTCCGTGCTCAGTGCGAGCGAGGCAGACAAGGCAGGGATACGGGCTAACAGCTACCAGGAAGGCACCCAG ATTGATTTTGCTTTCACTGATGCTGAAGCGATCGAGGAGGGCACGCTGGCCGCAGTCAtcgggcggcggaagaccgagagCGGAGAGCCCTCTTTCATGGCGGAGAAG GCGATGGCTAAATCAGCTCACAAGCTTGCCTTCATCACTGGAAACGACAAGTACGTGACGACGGGCGTCGAGGGTTCTATTCCGGTCCTGATTAAAAGT GGGAACTGGATAGACACTGCTGAAGAGATCGACGATTTGTTTCTAGGAGACGCAGAG GTTTGGAGGAGGCCGTCGTTTGGAACTGCTGGTCCACTTGGGGGTGACCACCCACTGGTTACCAAGGAGGGCCATCACGTGCTCGATGTTATCTTCACAACACCAATCCAAGATCTTG GTCAGGTTGCAGAGAAGTTGGACAAAGTTGATGGCGTTGTGGATCACGGGATTATTTGCAGCAACCA ACCATACGCTGTCATTGCATCCAAGGGGGAAGTGCAGGTCCTGGACGAGAAATCTTCGGTGATACAGTAG
- the LOC100192642 gene encoding 60S ribosomal protein L41-like, with protein sequence MRAKWKKKRMRRLKRKRRKMRQRSK encoded by the exons ATGCGGGCCAAG tggaagaagaagaggatgcggAGGCTCAAGAGGAAGCGCCGGAAAATGAGGCAGAGATCTAAGTAG
- the LOC100285298 gene encoding ribose-5-phosphate isomerase, with translation MEAMPRPSVAPSLQLQARPCPRWPRRKHCPPSSVASRRVACSASAADADVVDLFDAAKLTVDKFVTSGMVVGLGSGPASALAIQYLGTRLRRGSLAGITAVTSSVLSASEADKAGIRANSYQEGTQRSRRARWPQSSGGGRPRAESPLSWRRSQQPWRLSVQAMAKSAHKLAFITGNDKYVTTGVEGSIPVLIKSGNWIDTAEEIDDLFLGDAEVWRRPSFGTAGPLGGDHPLVTKEGHHVLDVIFTTPIQDLGQVAEKLDKVDGVVDHGIICSNQPYAVIASKGEVQVLDEKSSVIQ, from the exons ATGGAGGCCATGCCCAGGCCAAGTGTAGCTCCCTCGTTGCAGTTGCAGGCCCGTCCGTGCCCGAGGTGGCCGCGCCGGAAGCACTGCCCACCGTCCTCCGTGGCAAGCCGGAGGGTTGCTTGCTCGGCCTCGGCGGCCGACGCCGACGTGGTCGACCTCTTCGACGCCGCTAAGCTAACT GTGGACAAGTTCGTGACGAGCGGCATGGTGGTGGGGCTCGGCTCCGGCCCTGCGTCCGCCCTGGCCATCCAGTACCTCGGCACGCGCCTCCGGCGGGGCTCTCTCGCGGGCATCACCGCAGTGACCTC GTCCGTGCTCAGTGCGAGCGAGGCAGACAAGGCAGGGATACGGGCTAACAGCTACCAGGAAGGCACCCAG CGATCGAGGAGGGCACGCTGGCCGCAGTCAtcgggcggcggaagaccgagagCGGAGAGCCCTCTTTCATGGCGGAGAAG CCAGCAACCATGGCGTCTGTCTGTACAGGCGATGGCTAAATCAGCTCACAAGCTTGCCTTCATCACTGGAAACGACAAGTACGTGACGACGGGCGTCGAGGGTTCTATTCCGGTCCTGATTAAAAGT GGGAACTGGATAGACACTGCTGAAGAGATCGACGATTTGTTTCTAGGAGACGCAGAG GTTTGGAGGAGGCCGTCGTTTGGAACTGCTGGTCCACTTGGGGGTGACCACCCACTGGTTACCAAGGAGGGCCATCACGTGCTCGATGTTATCTTCACAACACCAATCCAAGATCTTG GTCAGGTTGCAGAGAAGTTGGACAAAGTTGATGGCGTTGTGGATCACGGGATTATTTGCAGCAACCA ACCATACGCTGTCATTGCATCCAAGGGGGAAGTGCAGGTCCTGGACGAGAAATCTTCGGTGATACAGTAG